A stretch of Spirosoma oryzicola DNA encodes these proteins:
- a CDS encoding ABC transporter ATP-binding protein, translated as MAKRGRSFGEEASQEDKKKINREGVKKALSIFRFVKPYRLQYIIGFVFLVLSTGTTMSFGLLIGQITSVIQGQSAFTLNQVTLFFVGVLVAQAIFSFCRIYFFSQVSERAMADVRRSTYSKIITLPIPFFEKRRVGELTSRISADVSQLQDVLTLTLAELFRQVATLVIGTGIIFYVSWKLTLFMLATFPVIIVAAMVFGRFIRKLSKQAQDLLAQANVIVEETLQSINIVKAFTNEKIEINRYGTALNRVVNTALRSASYRGVFVSFIIFALFGGIIGVVWYGGSLVLSNEMPFSDLLTFIVYTTFIGGSVAGMGDLYAQLQRTIGASERILEILEEPSEVDANQETPLFVPVQGHVQFNDVHFSYPARPDVPVLKGVSLDVAAGRKIALVGKSGAGKSTIVQLLMRYYDNGSGQITVDDRDLTSFNITELRKNIAVVPQEVILFGGTILENIQYGKPGATEAEVREAARKANALQFVDSFPEGFQTVVGERGVKLSGGQRQRIAIARAILKDPAILILDEATSSLDAESEKLVQEALDELMQNRTTIIIAHRLATIRKVDRIYVIREGQIAEAGTHDELALQEDGIYANLVKLQFETIE; from the coding sequence ATGGCAAAGCGAGGAAGATCTTTTGGCGAGGAGGCCAGTCAGGAGGATAAGAAAAAAATCAATCGGGAAGGCGTCAAAAAGGCGTTGAGCATCTTTCGATTTGTAAAACCATACCGGCTTCAGTATATCATTGGGTTTGTTTTCCTGGTGCTGTCGACAGGTACCACCATGAGCTTTGGTTTGCTGATTGGGCAGATCACCAGCGTAATCCAGGGACAATCGGCGTTTACGCTGAATCAGGTAACGCTGTTTTTTGTGGGCGTGTTGGTCGCTCAGGCGATCTTTTCGTTCTGCCGAATCTACTTTTTTTCGCAGGTGAGTGAGCGGGCTATGGCCGACGTACGCCGGTCTACGTACAGCAAAATCATTACCCTGCCCATCCCGTTTTTCGAAAAACGGCGTGTCGGCGAACTAACCAGTCGGATCTCGGCTGATGTGTCGCAGCTACAGGATGTACTGACGCTTACCTTGGCGGAGCTTTTTCGGCAGGTTGCCACGCTGGTGATTGGTACCGGCATTATTTTCTACGTGTCCTGGAAGTTGACTTTGTTTATGCTGGCTACCTTTCCGGTTATCATCGTAGCGGCTATGGTCTTTGGCCGGTTCATTCGGAAGCTGTCGAAGCAGGCGCAGGATTTGCTGGCTCAGGCGAACGTGATTGTGGAAGAGACGCTGCAATCGATCAATATTGTCAAGGCATTCACGAACGAGAAAATAGAAATTAACCGGTACGGTACCGCCCTGAATCGTGTCGTTAACACCGCGCTTCGGTCAGCTAGCTACCGGGGTGTTTTTGTATCGTTTATCATCTTTGCTTTGTTCGGTGGCATCATCGGTGTCGTATGGTACGGCGGTTCATTGGTATTATCCAACGAAATGCCTTTTTCTGACCTGCTGACCTTTATCGTTTACACTACCTTCATCGGCGGTTCGGTAGCCGGTATGGGGGACTTGTACGCACAGCTACAACGGACAATCGGTGCGTCGGAGCGAATTCTCGAAATTCTGGAAGAACCTTCGGAGGTAGATGCGAATCAGGAAACCCCACTTTTTGTGCCGGTGCAAGGCCACGTTCAGTTTAATGACGTTCACTTTTCGTACCCTGCTCGCCCTGATGTACCCGTTTTGAAAGGGGTTTCGCTGGACGTTGCCGCCGGTCGAAAAATTGCGCTGGTGGGTAAGAGCGGAGCTGGCAAATCGACGATCGTACAGTTACTAATGCGGTATTACGACAACGGTAGCGGTCAGATCACCGTAGATGACCGCGACTTGACGAGCTTCAACATTACCGAATTGCGTAAGAATATTGCTGTTGTACCTCAGGAAGTGATTCTGTTTGGCGGAACAATTCTGGAGAATATACAATACGGTAAACCAGGAGCAACCGAAGCGGAAGTACGGGAAGCCGCCCGCAAAGCCAATGCCCTGCAATTTGTTGATTCCTTCCCCGAAGGCTTCCAGACGGTTGTGGGCGAACGGGGTGTTAAACTATCGGGTGGGCAGCGGCAACGTATTGCCATTGCCCGCGCTATCCTGAAAGATCCGGCTATTCTGATTCTTGACGAAGCAACCAGTTCACTAGATGCCGAATCGGAGAAACTGGTGCAGGAAGCACTGGACGAGCTGATGCAAAACCGGACAACGATCATTATCGCCCACCGGCTGGCGACGATTCGTAAGGTAGACCGGATTTATGTAATTCGCGAAGGCCAGATTGCCGAAGCCGGTACGCATGACGAATTAGCGCTTCAGGAAGATGGTATCTACGCGAATCTGGTTAAATTGCAATTTGAAACGATTGAATAA
- a CDS encoding MutS-related protein, producing the protein MTIENTFQQREQQFSKAEQVAQQQYNQLAFWRLVWFVGSVAGVWLLIRLDQQLGAVGALLIGLVGFLFLLKKHQAVRVQRDINHHLVFVNRDEAARLERRYLRPETGEQFANPAHYYAGDLDVFGKHSLFRLLNRTHTHEGQNRLATWLQTPSGPDAIRLRQQAATELKADLDWRQQFEALAYTEETITRSPEELIKWATADVTPLPGYLNIVRFVFPAITLGIVIAWLTGYVPGVAVLLALAVHSGVLSQTSARAKEVSEQTFEISAALRSYQTLYQYAEQVKGQALRLQAIRDALKSTDKSASEAIGQLFQLTEGLNYRRNPYFYLFFGIATLWDIHYLFRLEHWRKEHGPHLSRWFDALGELEALNSLAGFSYAHPTYATPDIVDDQLTLKIKSAAHPLLPPDRSVANSLTLVGSGQTILITGSNMSGKSTFLRTVGANVILALAGAVVSAKEFVCSPVRVFTSMRTQDSLEESTSSFYAELKRLQTLINLSKQSPSTLPGSVPVLYFLDEILKGTNSVDRHRGAEALIRQLHRTTASGFVSTHDLELGQLTDSSDFVRNYHFQSDLHNGELLFDYTLRDGICKSFNASQLMQAIGIEIDAVQK; encoded by the coding sequence ATGACCATTGAGAACACCTTTCAGCAACGCGAGCAGCAATTCAGTAAAGCCGAACAGGTAGCCCAACAGCAGTATAACCAATTAGCGTTCTGGCGACTTGTCTGGTTTGTAGGCAGTGTTGCGGGCGTCTGGTTGCTCATCCGCCTTGATCAGCAATTGGGTGCTGTGGGTGCTTTGCTCATTGGCCTGGTTGGTTTTCTGTTTTTGTTGAAAAAACATCAGGCCGTTCGTGTCCAACGCGATATCAATCATCATCTGGTCTTTGTTAACCGGGATGAAGCGGCTCGTCTTGAACGACGTTATCTGCGCCCTGAAACCGGCGAGCAATTTGCTAATCCTGCGCATTACTACGCGGGCGACCTGGACGTGTTTGGCAAGCATTCGTTGTTTCGACTACTCAATCGTACGCACACGCACGAGGGACAGAATCGATTAGCAACCTGGCTACAAACACCATCCGGACCGGATGCTATTCGGCTTCGCCAGCAAGCAGCCACCGAATTGAAAGCGGATCTTGATTGGCGGCAACAGTTTGAAGCCTTGGCGTACACGGAGGAAACAATTACCCGTTCGCCAGAAGAATTGATAAAATGGGCCACGGCGGATGTTACGCCCTTACCGGGCTACCTGAACATCGTACGCTTTGTATTTCCCGCCATCACACTTGGGATAGTTATTGCCTGGCTGACCGGTTATGTGCCCGGAGTCGCTGTCTTATTGGCACTGGCTGTTCACAGTGGCGTGCTGAGTCAAACTTCGGCCCGTGCTAAAGAAGTGAGCGAACAGACGTTTGAGATATCGGCCGCTCTTCGGTCGTACCAGACGTTGTATCAATATGCTGAACAGGTAAAAGGTCAGGCGTTACGATTACAGGCTATTCGAGATGCGCTGAAGTCAACCGACAAGTCAGCTTCCGAAGCGATTGGCCAGTTATTCCAGCTAACCGAAGGATTGAACTACCGACGTAATCCGTATTTCTATCTTTTTTTCGGTATTGCCACCTTGTGGGATATTCATTACCTGTTCCGGCTAGAACACTGGCGGAAAGAACATGGTCCTCATCTGAGTCGCTGGTTCGACGCATTAGGTGAACTGGAAGCACTGAATAGTCTGGCTGGGTTTTCCTATGCTCACCCAACCTACGCCACTCCAGACATTGTTGATGATCAGCTAACGCTAAAAATCAAATCGGCAGCCCACCCTTTATTACCGCCGGATCGTAGCGTAGCCAACTCGCTTACGCTAGTGGGTAGTGGGCAAACGATCCTGATCACGGGATCAAATATGTCGGGAAAAAGTACGTTTCTGCGTACCGTTGGGGCAAACGTTATCCTGGCTCTGGCGGGCGCCGTGGTCAGCGCAAAAGAGTTTGTGTGTTCGCCGGTACGGGTGTTTACCAGCATGCGTACGCAGGATTCGCTCGAAGAAAGTACTTCCTCATTTTACGCTGAATTAAAACGCCTACAGACGCTTATCAACCTTTCTAAGCAGTCACCTAGTACCCTGCCGGGTAGTGTGCCCGTGCTTTATTTTCTGGACGAAATTCTAAAAGGAACCAATTCCGTCGACCGGCACCGGGGCGCGGAGGCTTTGATTCGCCAACTGCACCGTACAACGGCTTCGGGTTTTGTATCAACGCACGATCTTGAACTTGGTCAGTTGACGGATTCCAGTGATTTTGTTCGTAATTATCATTTCCAGTCCGATCTACACAATGGTGAATTGCTGTTCGATTACACGCTTCGTGATGGTATCTGCAAAAGCTTCAATGCCAGTCAGCTGATGCAGGCAATCGGGATTGAAATCGATGCCGTTCAGAAATAG
- the hisH gene encoding imidazole glycerol phosphate synthase subunit HisH, with translation MKTVIIKYNAGNVQSVMYALDRLGANYLLTDDEAEIRSADKVIFPGVGEASTAMAYLRERGLDKLIPSLKQPVLGTCVGMQLMCRYSEENDTTCMGIFDIDVRRFPAEPGFKVPHTGWNSIHTLQGPLTEGLAENAYVYFVHSYAADVCPETTAVCDYVRPFSAMLHRDNFYAAQFHAEISGDVGQRLLENFLTL, from the coding sequence ATGAAAACTGTCATAATTAAATACAACGCAGGTAATGTTCAGTCGGTGATGTACGCGCTGGATCGGCTGGGAGCAAACTACCTCCTGACGGATGATGAAGCGGAAATTCGTTCGGCGGATAAGGTTATCTTTCCGGGTGTCGGCGAAGCGAGTACCGCTATGGCCTACTTGCGTGAACGAGGACTGGATAAGCTGATTCCGTCCTTGAAACAGCCTGTTTTAGGAACCTGCGTCGGTATGCAGCTCATGTGCCGTTATTCGGAAGAAAACGATACGACCTGCATGGGTATCTTCGATATCGATGTTCGGCGGTTTCCGGCAGAACCCGGTTTTAAAGTGCCACATACCGGATGGAACAGTATCCATACCTTGCAGGGTCCCTTGACAGAAGGGCTAGCCGAAAACGCTTATGTGTATTTCGTTCATAGCTATGCCGCCGACGTTTGTCCGGAAACGACCGCCGTTTGCGATTACGTGCGTCCGTTCAGCGCCATGCTGCACCGCGATAATTTTTACGCGGCTCAGTTCCACGCCGAAATCAGCGGAGACGTCGGCCAGCGCCTATTGGAAAACTTTTTGACATTATAA
- a CDS encoding Fur family transcriptional regulator, with protein sequence MNSAAKTLKDFNLRHTNGREEVLDLFLNAGHALAHNDVENGLGPDHDRVTIYRTLRTFLDKGLLHKVLDDEGGTKYALCRETCAAGHHHHDHVHFKCEHCGQTTCLDQVRIPTIALPEGYDRKEMNLLIQGVCQDCNK encoded by the coding sequence ATGAATTCAGCCGCTAAAACCCTGAAAGACTTTAACCTTCGGCATACCAACGGTCGGGAGGAAGTGCTGGATTTGTTTCTGAACGCTGGTCATGCGCTGGCACACAATGATGTTGAGAATGGGTTAGGACCTGATCACGACCGGGTAACCATCTACCGGACGCTCCGAACGTTTTTGGACAAAGGGCTTCTTCACAAAGTACTCGACGACGAAGGTGGAACCAAATATGCGCTGTGCCGGGAAACCTGCGCGGCAGGTCATCACCACCACGACCATGTGCATTTCAAGTGCGAACATTGCGGACAAACAACTTGCCTGGATCAGGTTCGAATTCCTACCATTGCCCTACCGGAAGGGTACGACCGGAAAGAAATGAATCTATTGATTCAGGGCGTTTGTCAGGACTGCAATAAGTAA
- a CDS encoding gliding motility protein — protein sequence MRLRIALAGLFCLFLLASCTKNEDITLIRLDQQLFSAKSADGVRTFLNQNPSVVQLYFNANGAGNDTALVRELTNRINNPALNELHKQVEAEFGDMADLRKQLGEAFTKIKKDFPDFRSPKIATIVTGFAGPDLVVTDSLIVIGIDYFAGPNAKYRPRGPEFPQYVLRRYQKEYIAPAVVFAISDKYNATNRRDQTMLADMVYYGKGYVFTKSMVAGSDGEPIADSLLIGYSDKQLTETFNAQDIVWGHFIENQLLYQTNPAIKQRYLNERPFTAEIGQGCPGAIGRWVGWRIVGRYHDEHSGVSIAELMRNSDARQIFEQSGYKGQKDN from the coding sequence ATGCGACTAAGGATAGCCCTTGCAGGGCTTTTTTGCTTGTTTTTATTGGCTTCGTGCACAAAAAACGAAGACATCACGCTTATCCGGCTAGACCAACAACTGTTTTCGGCCAAATCGGCTGACGGTGTTCGGACCTTTCTGAATCAGAACCCATCAGTAGTTCAATTGTACTTTAACGCGAACGGGGCCGGAAATGATACAGCGCTTGTTCGAGAATTGACCAACCGGATAAATAATCCGGCTTTGAATGAACTGCACAAACAGGTCGAAGCCGAGTTTGGCGATATGGCTGATTTGAGAAAGCAACTCGGTGAAGCCTTTACCAAGATCAAAAAAGACTTTCCTGACTTTCGCTCTCCCAAAATAGCGACCATTGTAACCGGTTTTGCCGGACCCGATTTAGTCGTTACCGACAGCCTGATTGTTATTGGCATCGATTACTTTGCCGGTCCCAACGCGAAGTATCGACCACGTGGTCCCGAATTTCCACAGTACGTCTTGCGCCGGTACCAGAAAGAATACATCGCTCCGGCGGTCGTTTTCGCCATTTCTGACAAATACAACGCGACGAACCGTAGAGATCAAACGATGTTGGCCGACATGGTGTACTATGGAAAAGGGTACGTGTTTACGAAATCGATGGTAGCGGGTTCAGACGGCGAACCGATTGCGGACAGCCTGCTTATCGGATACTCAGACAAGCAACTGACCGAAACGTTTAACGCGCAGGACATTGTTTGGGGGCATTTTATTGAAAATCAACTGCTGTATCAGACTAATCCTGCTATAAAACAGCGATATTTGAATGAGCGGCCCTTTACGGCAGAAATTGGACAAGGTTGTCCCGGTGCCATCGGGCGTTGGGTCGGCTGGCGAATCGTCGGGCGGTATCACGACGAGCATTCCGGTGTTAGCATTGCCGAACTGATGCGCAACAGTGACGCGCGGCAGATTTTTGAACAATCCGGTTATAAAGGTCAAAAAGACAATTGA
- a CDS encoding DUF2279 domain-containing protein: MKTLFLVLALTSSSDTLPVSSDSSRIQSSTTKAGRVWAVGATSLLTLGSSYAYLERTWWNGKGTAFHFDEGRDLTYASGLDKVAHLVGGVFVSDAYYNAFRWAGVAPRKAQWLALGAAAFVEVGIELKDAYSPTYGFSWRDVTAGTLGGFWPMLQHRSAFLQDAQWKASYWQRTPKYFDERGIPRQRFSIDDYLNQTYWLSFSVNRFGGQRWQNTWPDWLQLSVGMGLEAESWSSHHDGLGGRHEWYIAPDINLIKLFKPRNATAKLILGFFKYIKIPAPTLQIGPKLRWYWFYF, from the coding sequence GTGAAAACGCTATTTCTAGTACTAGCTCTTACTTCGTCATCGGATACGTTGCCGGTTTCATCGGACAGCAGCCGAATACAGTCCAGCACGACCAAAGCAGGTCGAGTGTGGGCCGTTGGAGCAACATCACTACTGACACTTGGATCAAGCTATGCTTATCTCGAGCGAACGTGGTGGAACGGTAAAGGAACCGCTTTCCATTTTGACGAAGGGCGGGATTTGACGTATGCCAGCGGCCTCGATAAAGTAGCCCACTTAGTAGGTGGCGTTTTTGTATCCGATGCGTATTATAACGCTTTTCGCTGGGCGGGTGTAGCACCCCGAAAAGCCCAATGGCTAGCGTTGGGTGCAGCCGCATTCGTTGAGGTAGGAATCGAACTGAAAGACGCTTATTCGCCGACGTATGGATTTAGCTGGCGCGATGTGACAGCCGGTACCCTCGGTGGTTTCTGGCCTATGCTGCAACACCGCTCTGCGTTTTTGCAAGATGCTCAGTGGAAGGCTAGTTACTGGCAGCGCACACCCAAATATTTTGACGAACGTGGTATCCCGCGCCAGCGATTTTCCATCGACGACTACTTGAACCAGACGTATTGGTTGTCTTTCTCGGTGAATCGTTTTGGTGGGCAACGCTGGCAAAACACATGGCCTGATTGGTTGCAACTATCGGTTGGTATGGGCCTGGAAGCCGAAAGCTGGAGTTCTCATCACGACGGTCTGGGTGGCCGCCATGAGTGGTATATTGCTCCAGATATAAACCTGATTAAGCTTTTCAAACCACGCAACGCAACGGCGAAGCTGATTTTAGGCTTTTTCAAATACATAAAGATTCCGGCACCGACGCTACAAATTGGTCCCAAGCTTCGCTGGTACTGGTTCTATTTCTGA
- a CDS encoding GNAT family N-acetyltransferase yields MIQEYTVSDDKTKIDLAVIHDYLSREAYWSQNIPIELVQRSIDNSLCFGVYRADRQVGFARVVTDLATFGYLADVFILPEHRGKGLSKKLVAFIMAYPALQGLRRIMLVTRDAHGLYERFGFKPIDSPENTMSIKLFTSY; encoded by the coding sequence ATGATTCAGGAATACACGGTTAGCGACGATAAAACCAAAATTGATTTAGCTGTCATTCACGATTATTTAAGTCGAGAAGCCTATTGGAGCCAGAACATTCCAATTGAACTGGTGCAGCGGTCAATCGATAATTCGCTTTGCTTTGGGGTTTATCGGGCAGATCGGCAGGTTGGTTTCGCTCGGGTTGTTACTGATCTAGCCACATTCGGTTATCTGGCCGATGTTTTCATTTTGCCCGAACACCGGGGTAAAGGTTTGTCCAAGAAGCTGGTAGCTTTTATAATGGCTTATCCTGCTTTACAGGGCCTACGCCGGATAATGCTGGTTACGCGCGACGCGCATGGGTTGTACGAGCGGTTTGGTTTCAAACCGATTGATAGCCCCGAAAATACAATGTCTATTAAACTGTTTACGAGCTACTAA
- a CDS encoding porin family protein: protein MKKVAGLGLILVLLTVISAWAQSSSPALYRLRTKQSSVTEKRFRKILGDNYDGQDQNRRDYDDDRKRRRKKQQTTDSDENNGYGSGPDYAWPTHLIEMSIRFAPSLDLNTAEGSGNYAGFRPNGAGVRMSVGPSLDYFFFKNRYAFGTGLWYTIKRSGFQMPGTFGQNIWNPGAPEKESVYNLQYLQIPLTVKLFANNIAPNMRLYIQTGGLVSVKLAEKALDQARNGLYTAENGGNSRHYGFGDVELLLGTGVQYKINQNNAFNIGMSYQRGLINVARGSQLVSKNRIVSLDLGFKF from the coding sequence ATGAAAAAAGTTGCAGGGTTGGGTTTGATTTTGGTTCTGCTGACCGTCATCAGCGCCTGGGCACAGTCATCGTCGCCCGCCCTTTACCGATTAAGAACGAAACAATCGAGCGTAACGGAGAAACGATTCCGTAAAATTTTGGGGGATAATTACGACGGACAGGATCAGAATCGCCGTGATTATGATGATGACCGTAAACGTCGGCGAAAAAAACAGCAGACTACTGATTCGGACGAAAATAATGGATACGGATCGGGACCCGATTACGCCTGGCCTACGCACCTCATCGAAATGAGCATTCGCTTTGCGCCCTCGCTTGATTTGAACACCGCAGAAGGATCTGGTAATTACGCTGGTTTCCGACCCAATGGCGCAGGCGTTCGGATGAGTGTCGGCCCATCGCTGGATTACTTTTTCTTCAAGAATCGCTACGCCTTCGGAACGGGTCTCTGGTATACCATCAAACGGTCGGGGTTTCAAATGCCCGGTACGTTTGGGCAAAACATCTGGAATCCGGGGGCTCCCGAAAAAGAATCGGTCTACAACCTCCAGTACCTGCAAATACCTCTCACGGTAAAGTTGTTTGCCAACAACATAGCGCCAAACATGCGCTTATACATTCAGACGGGGGGGCTGGTAAGCGTAAAGCTAGCCGAAAAAGCGTTGGATCAGGCCCGGAATGGATTGTATACGGCAGAGAATGGAGGCAATAGCCGTCACTATGGATTCGGCGATGTTGAACTACTGCTTGGTACAGGCGTACAATACAAAATCAACCAGAATAACGCGTTTAACATCGGCATGAGCTATCAACGCGGGCTGATAAACGTAGCACGTGGCAGTCAACTGGTTTCCAAAAACCGAATCGTTTCGCTCGATCTGGGCTTCAAATTTTAG
- the hisA gene encoding 1-(5-phosphoribosyl)-5-[(5-phosphoribosylamino)methylideneamino]imidazole-4-carboxamide isomerase yields the protein MHIIPAIDLIEGKAVRLTQGDYNQKKEYNARPFEVAQQFEDAGLTRLHLVDLDGAKEKRVINWKVLEQIASKTRLHVDFGGGVQSDDDLRIVFECGAKQVTGGSIAVKNPDLMERWLSRHGSEAIILGADAKNEKIAVSGWEESTEVWVYDFVEKWVEKGIKYVISTDVAKDGLLQGPSFDLYRNLQDRFPDLKIIASGGVSNMADIETLADMNVFGVIVGKAIYEGRVSLKELSLFSAQ from the coding sequence ATGCATATCATTCCCGCTATAGACCTCATCGAAGGTAAGGCTGTTCGCTTGACGCAGGGCGATTACAACCAGAAAAAAGAATACAACGCTCGCCCGTTTGAAGTGGCTCAGCAGTTTGAAGACGCTGGCCTGACCCGCTTACACTTAGTCGATCTTGACGGGGCCAAGGAGAAACGCGTTATCAACTGGAAAGTATTAGAACAAATTGCGTCGAAAACGCGGCTGCACGTCGATTTCGGGGGCGGAGTTCAATCCGACGATGATTTACGGATCGTGTTCGAATGTGGTGCTAAACAGGTTACGGGTGGTAGCATAGCCGTAAAAAATCCGGATCTGATGGAGCGCTGGCTTTCCCGGCACGGCTCGGAAGCGATCATTTTGGGAGCGGATGCCAAAAACGAAAAGATTGCTGTGAGCGGCTGGGAAGAGTCAACCGAAGTATGGGTGTATGATTTCGTTGAAAAGTGGGTTGAGAAAGGCATCAAGTACGTGATTAGTACCGATGTCGCCAAGGATGGATTATTGCAGGGGCCTTCGTTCGACTTATACCGAAACCTACAGGATCGCTTTCCCGATCTGAAAATCATTGCCAGCGGTGGTGTCAGCAACATGGCTGATATTGAAACGCTGGCCGATATGAACGTTTTTGGCGTTATCGTCGGGAAAGCGATTTACGAAGGACGGGTAAGCCTGAAGGAATTAAGTCTTTTTTCGGCCCAATAG
- the hisF gene encoding imidazole glycerol phosphate synthase subunit HisF, producing MLTKRIIPCLDIKDGRTVKGTNFVNLRDAGDPVALAAVYAQQGADELVFLDITATVDERKTLIELVRNVAHTINIPFTVGGGISSVADVSALLNAGADKISINSSAVRNPDLINELALEFGSQCVVVAIDTRYVDCEHIVHTHGGRKPTALRTIAWAKEVEERGAGEILLTSMDTDGTKAGFALALTAQISGAANIPVIASGGAGTMDHFVDVFTTGKADAGLAASIFHFKEIDIPALKGYLRENGIEMRV from the coding sequence ATGCTGACCAAACGCATTATTCCCTGTCTGGATATAAAAGACGGACGAACCGTAAAAGGTACCAACTTTGTCAACTTACGTGATGCTGGTGATCCGGTAGCGCTCGCGGCTGTTTACGCGCAACAGGGTGCCGACGAACTGGTTTTTCTGGACATAACGGCTACCGTTGACGAGCGAAAAACGCTGATTGAACTGGTTCGCAACGTAGCGCACACAATCAACATTCCGTTTACGGTTGGTGGCGGTATTTCCTCGGTAGCCGATGTGTCGGCCTTGCTCAACGCCGGAGCCGACAAGATTTCGATCAATTCATCAGCGGTGCGTAATCCGGATTTGATCAATGAATTGGCTTTGGAATTTGGGAGCCAGTGTGTGGTCGTAGCCATCGACACGCGGTATGTAGACTGTGAACACATCGTTCACACGCACGGCGGACGTAAGCCTACTGCTCTTCGCACAATTGCCTGGGCCAAAGAAGTAGAGGAGCGGGGAGCCGGTGAAATCCTGTTAACGTCGATGGATACCGATGGTACAAAGGCGGGTTTTGCGCTTGCGCTAACCGCTCAGATTTCAGGTGCTGCCAACATTCCGGTTATTGCTTCCGGTGGGGCTGGTACAATGGACCATTTCGTGGACGTTTTCACAACGGGCAAAGCCGATGCCGGATTAGCGGCCAGTATTTTCCATTTCAAAGAAATTGACATTCCGGCTCTGAAAGGGTATTTGCGAGAAAACGGAATAGAGATGCGGGTTTAG